The Euphorbia lathyris chromosome 2, ddEupLath1.1, whole genome shotgun sequence genome includes a window with the following:
- the LOC136217133 gene encoding uncharacterized protein, protein MPLLIHSPEFSTVKALFNPNPIPKLIKGLKNDVTFRSTARAVAGSKFGAKGCEVRVSELNQNMMLYGQFSAPVKEETKPSKEEEDKQNYYVNMGYAIRTLREEFPDIFYKELTLDIYREDIVFKDPLNTFVGIENYKSIFWALRFHGRIFFRALWIDIISVWQPVENVIMVRWTVHGIPRVPWESRGRFDGTSEYKLDRHGKIFHHRVDNVALSSPPMFGVLAMEELIQSIGCSSTPKPTYFEVSSACSKRK, encoded by the exons ATGCCGCTTCTCATCCATTCGCCGGAGTTCTCTACCGTTAAAGCTCTCTTTAATCCTAATCCGATTCCTAAGCTCATCAAGGGCCTGAAGAATGACGTCACGTTTAGGTCTACCGCTAGAGCTGTAGCTGGAAGTAAGTTTGGTGCGAAAGGTTGTGAGGTTAGGGTTTCTGAGTTGAATCAAAATATGATGTTATATGGTCAATTCTCTGCTCCTGTGAAGGAAGAAACGAAGCCGAGCAAAGAGGAAGAGGATAAGCAAAATTATTATGTTAATATGGGTTATGCGATTAGGACTTTGAGAGAGGAGTTTCCCGACATCTTTTACAAGGAGCTCACTCTTGACATCTACAG GGAGGACATTGTATTTAAAGATCCACTCAATACTTTTGTGGGCATTGAGAACTACAAGTCAATCTTCTGGGCACTGCGCTTCCATGGAAGGATATTTTTCAGGGCTTTGTGGATTGACATAATCAGTGTGTGGCAACCTGTGGAAAATGTCATAATGGTTCGATGGACGGTACATGGTATCCCTCGTGTCCCTTGGGAGAGCCGTGGCCGTTTTGATGGCACATCTGAATACAAACTTGACAGGCATGGAAAGATCTTTCATCACCGGGTTGACAATGTTGCTCTCAGTTCACCCCCCATGTTTGGAGTGCTGGCTATGGAGGAATTAATCCAATCTATTGGTTGCTCTTCCACACCAAAACCAACTTATTTTGAAGTTTCATCTGCCTGTTCAAAGCGAAAGTAA